The genomic window AAATTAGTCGAATTTATGACGCTGATATTTCCTTACAGCGACATCCCTTCTTTTGAGGATTGTATTAGCTATAACAACAGTCTAGGTCCATCAGCTGTCGTAAAAAACAGTATCGTATAGCATAAAAAATTCAACTTTTTGTACTGTTGCCCAGATTTTCCATTAAAAAACGTAAAATCAAGGCATCTGGCTTTGCAGCCAAGGGATATACTGGCTTTCCACAATAATAAAGGACAAAAAAATGCTTAATATATTACCGCTACATCAGTATTGTGAAATCTCAGGAGAGTCACAAACTGCAGTGATAAAAAGAATAGAACGGGGAATTTGGATCGTAGGGCAGCATGTTATTAAAATCCCAAATGTTCGAGAGCGATGGATCGACATCATTGAAGTCGAAAAATGGGCTCGAAAAAATAAAAAAACGCGTGTTTAGCGCGTTTTATTTTAACTAGCTAAGAGTGAATGATGAAAGACATAAACAACGATAAAAAACTCCCCAGAGGAGTGAGTATTAAAAAAAACAAACTCAGTAACTCGTTACAATTGAGTTTTACATACAAAAACATCAAATGCCGTGAAATTTATCCATTTCGGGTAACAGATAGAAACATTACAAAAGCCAGTGACAAAGTCGGGGGTATTCGAGACCGAATTGAAAGCGGCACATTTAATTACGCTGATGAATTCCCAAAATCTTCAAAATTAAAGATATTTTCTAATATAACTCATGATGTTAACGTAAAATACTATCTTGATGACTATATTGAAAACGCTGTTCGCCGCGGTTTATCACATACAACGATTAATAGTTATCGAAAATCAGTTACTGCATTAAAACCCTTGTGGAATTTTTCAGTTGTAAAACTGACAGCCAGAGAGGTTCTCAGTTTCATTGAGAACTCACCTCAAGCCCCTAAAACGATTAGAAACCGAATTTCGGTACTAAGATGCTCTTTAAATAAGGCAATTATTCAAAACATAATTACGATAGATCCAACATCACAAATTAATTTAACTGTATATATATCAAATGAAAGAAAGCTCAATGCTCGGAAAAAACACAAAGATGTTTTGCCATTTAATGGTGAAGAAATTTATAACATTTTAAATAATTGTTCTGGTCAAGAAAACTATATTATTACCTTTTGTATTGAAACTGGATGCAGATCGGGTGAGTGGGCTGGTTTAAAGTGGTGTGATGTTAATTTTGACAGCAAAGAAGTCTGTTTAGTCGAAACATTTACTGAAAACCAAATAAAAGGAACAAAAAGTAATTTAGCTAGAACGGTACCCCTTTCAAACAAAGCTATCGAGGCACTTACTTCGCAATTTGAATTGACCGGAACCAATGGTGAATTTGTTTTTTTAAATAGTAAAATGAATCCATGGAACACGGATAGTTTTAGAAAACATCAATGGACAAAAATCATCAAAAAATCGGGTGTAAAATATCGTTATCCCTACCAACTACGTCACTCTTTTGCCACAAGAAATATCAGCGAAGGCATGAATTTATGGAAGTTATCACAATTGATGGGACATAGATCACCTGAGATGCTTTTGAAACACTATGGCAATTTTCTTGATGATTATGAAAAGAAAATAAAGAAGTAATAAATAAAAAGTACAAAAACCTCAGCTATCATTTAACATGTCGGCTGAGATTTTTGTGTTTATTTAACATTATCAATTAATTAGATAATTAGAACAGAACATTCTTGGAACACTCGCAATATAACCCCCTTAGTACTAAAGGGCCACAGAGAAATTCGACGGGGGTTCGATTCCCCCCCGCTCCACCAAATAAAGACCTTTTTAATCCATTAGTTATACCTAGTAACTTTTAGATTTGGCGATAAACAAACCACCGTTTATGATAAGAAACCGCTTAATTGCGGTTTTTTTATATCTAAAATCCCCTCCCCCTAAATTTTAGCTTTCATAACTTGGACATCCATTATAAAAATTTAAGAAAATTATTGGATACAAACATATAAATGCTTCCAGAAGTTATACGCAAAGCTATCGAGTAGTTGAATAAAACTTATAATATTATTGAAAAAGTCTACATATGACGGGAATTACTGTTTATGGGGATTTAAAGCACACTTAACGATAGACGTTTTGAGTCCATCGCTTATTACATATTATTTCACAAAGTAACTTTGCTAAAAATAACTATGCTAATAGTTTTTCGTAGCATGTTATATTTTGTCGTCGTTTAAATCCATGGTGTTCATAATAAGCCGTTAACTAACCCCAATTGCCTATAACCTATAACACAATGAAACAAACGTCTAAAATCTTTTAGCGGCTTTTTATATATCAAAGGACTTATAACGTCTCTTTGGCTTTATTCGCGGTCCAGACACCGGGTTCTGTTTTGCCTTGTATTTCGACATCATCAAGTAAAAAAGTAGGCTTACCATTTTCTTTGAGTTTCTCGCGAAAGTCTTTAGTTAAATTCAATACGGTTGGGGTCAGTAAAATAATGGCGTAGATATTCACCAGCGTCATTAACCCTAGCGCCATATCTGCTAATCCCCACACTTCTTTCAACGAAGCCGTTGCTCCCCAAAACACCATAAATAAATAAATGCTGGTATAAAAGAGTCGCCCTACTTTATTGTCTAGTTTAAATAAATGTAAATTACTCTCTGCATAAGCATAATTAGCAACCACAGAGGTGAAAGCGAATAAGGTAATCGCGGCGGCAACAAAATAGTTTCCACCACTACCAAAATGGCTCGTCATCGCATCTTGTGTCATTCGTATACCTTCCATTTCGCCACTGATATTAATATCTGACAACAAAATAACTACTGCTGTGCAACTACAAAGCACCATGGTATCTAAGAAAACCCCTAGCATTTGTACATACCCCTGAGCAACAGGATGATTAGGAACAGGTGAAGCGCCTGCGGCTGCATGAGGCACACTACCTGCTCCGGCCTCATTTGAATATAAGCCTCGTTGAATGCCATTCTTAATTGCTGCACCTAAAGCGCCGGCACCCGCTTCATTTAAACCAAAAGCTGAATAAAATATATCGACAAACATTGAGGGTAAAAGTTGAATATTCATCAAGGTAATAACGACCGCTGTCCCGACAAAGGCTAACCCCATAAAAGGGACAATAAGTTCAGCAAATCGAGCAATACTACGCATGCCACCTACAACGATACTGCCGGCGAGTACCGCAATAACTA from Colwellia sp. PAMC 20917 includes these protein-coding regions:
- a CDS encoding alanine/glycine:cation symporter family protein gives rise to the protein MVNEIVSAINNILWGQGQILIYLLLFAGFWFSFKLRWIQILQFKYMFTVMKGSTQSDKSGISSFQALCTGLSARVGTGNLAGVAMAISLGGSGAVFWMWVIALLGMATGFAESVLGQLYKVRDEHKEFRGGPAYYIRAGLNKPWLAILFSLCLFLGYGLTFSAMQANTIADALNNTFTIPREYSGIVIAVLAGSIVVGGMRSIARFAELIVPFMGLAFVGTAVVITLMNIQLLPSMFVDIFYSAFGLNEAGAGALGAAIKNGIQRGLYSNEAGAGSVPHAAAGASPVPNHPVAQGYVQMLGVFLDTMVLCSCTAVVILLSDINISGEMEGIRMTQDAMTSHFGSGGNYFVAAAITLFAFTSVVANYAYAESNLHLFKLDNKVGRLFYTSIYLFMVFWGATASLKEVWGLADMALGLMTLVNIYAIILLTPTVLNLTKDFREKLKENGKPTFLLDDVEIQGKTEPGVWTANKAKETL
- a CDS encoding tyrosine-type recombinase/integrase; protein product: MKDINNDKKLPRGVSIKKNKLSNSLQLSFTYKNIKCREIYPFRVTDRNITKASDKVGGIRDRIESGTFNYADEFPKSSKLKIFSNITHDVNVKYYLDDYIENAVRRGLSHTTINSYRKSVTALKPLWNFSVVKLTAREVLSFIENSPQAPKTIRNRISVLRCSLNKAIIQNIITIDPTSQINLTVYISNERKLNARKKHKDVLPFNGEEIYNILNNCSGQENYIITFCIETGCRSGEWAGLKWCDVNFDSKEVCLVETFTENQIKGTKSNLARTVPLSNKAIEALTSQFELTGTNGEFVFLNSKMNPWNTDSFRKHQWTKIIKKSGVKYRYPYQLRHSFATRNISEGMNLWKLSQLMGHRSPEMLLKHYGNFLDDYEKKIKK